From one Nilaparvata lugens isolate BPH chromosome 2, ASM1435652v1, whole genome shotgun sequence genomic stretch:
- the LOC111044141 gene encoding glycine dehydrogenase (decarboxylating), mitochondrial, with the protein MLSNLRKCTSISKMKYVPAGNCETWFNSWTRVFGRRDIGRNLFLSNGIISNNFSTSSICVSSASKLDSIFPNKGKFPSRHIGPRPDDQTSMLDLLGFKSLDELSEKAVPRNISLRRPLNIDGPVDEYELIKKIKKIAEMNEVWRSYIGMGYHNCCVPHTIQRNMFENPGWTTQYTPYQPEVAQGRLEGLLNYQTMVCELTGMEVANASLLDEGTSAAEALGLAHRHTKRNKIFLSEKVHPQTISVVKTRADSLGVSVEVGNIQNLDFSGRDIAGVLFQYPDTEGNLTDVTEIVQKARENGTITVCATDLLALCIVRPPSEFDFDVCVGSSQRFGVPMGYGGPHAGFFACRQSLVRLMPGRMIGVTRDANGQDAYRLALQTREQHIRRDKATSNICTAQALLANMAAMYSVYHGPKGLKEIATRVHNLTQVLAKGLENSGNKIVHNHFFDTILVSPVADEEHILARAKEKKINLRYLDNNLIGVALDETVTLDDVKDLLYVFGSDSSLEEMAENEDLLKGSILKSEFKRTSPFMTHPIFNMYHSETRIVRYMKTLENKDLSLVHSMIPLGSCTMKLNSTTEMMPCSFREFADIHPFVPSEQARGYNALFTELEKDLCEITGYDRISFQPNSGAQGEYAGLRVIQAYHNAQGQHQRTVCLIPVSAHGTNAASAIMAGMSVEPISVTRNGSIDMDNLKQKLEKFSDRLSCIMITYPSTFGVFEETIAEICRMAHSYGGQVYMDGANMNAQVGLCRPGDYGSDVSHLNLHKTFAIPHGGGGPGMGPIVVKEHLASFLPSHPVVELVDPQRPNSFGAVSAGPFGSSCILPISWAYIKMMGAEGLRRATQVAILNANYMSKRLEGHYKTLFQSPESGLVAHEFILDIRDFKKTANVEAADIAKRLMDYGFHAPTMSWPVTGTLMVEPTESEDKHELDRFCDSLIAIREEIAMIEEGKMDKHLNPLKLAPHTQQQVLSDKWDRPYSRELAAFPREFVRADNKLWPTVGRIDDIYGDKHLVCTCPPILPSYNY; encoded by the exons ATGCTGtcgaatttgagaaaatgtacatctatttcaaaaatgaaatacgTTCCGGCTGGAAATTGTGAAACTTGGTTCAATTCATGGACAAGAGTGTTTGGAAGACGTGATATTGGTAGAAACTTATTTCTAAGCAATGGAATTATCAGcaataacttttcaacaagCAGTATATGTGTGTCGTCTGCCTCAAAATTGGATAGCATATTTCCGAATAAAGGAAAGTTTCCGAGTAGGCATATAGGACCAAGACCTGATGACCAGACTTCAATGTTGGACTTACTAGGATTTAAG TCATTGGATGAGTTAAGTGAAAAAGCAGTCCCAAGAAATATTTCTCTGAGGAGACCACTGAATATTGATGGCCCAGTTG atgagTATGAACTGAttaagaaaataaagaagattgCCGAAATGAATGAGGTATGGCGCTCGTACATTGGCATGGGATACCACAACTGTTGTGTTCCTCACACTATACAGAGGAATATGTTTGAAAACCCAGGATG GACTACCCAGTACACACCATACCAGCCAGAGGTGGCTCAGGGTCGTTTGGAAGGCCTGCTCAACTATCAAACAATGGTTTGCGAGTTGACTGGCATGGAAGTTGCCAATGCTTCACTTTTGGATGAGGGAACCTCAGCAGCTGAAGCCCTGGGTTTGGCTCACAG GCATACAAAAAGGAACAAAATTTTCCTTTCTGAAAAAGTGCACCCACAAACCATAAGTGTGGTGAAAACGAGAGCTGACTCATTGGGCGTTTCGGTCGAGGTTGGAAACATTCAGAATTTGGATTTCAGCGGCAGAGATATTGCAGGTGTGCTTTTTCAGTACCCAGACACCGAGGGAAATCTCACTGATGTCACTGAGATTGTTCAGAAAGCACGAGAGAATGGA ACGATCACAGTCTGTGCGACAGACCTGCTGGCGCTGTGCATTGTTCGCCCGCCCAGCGAGTTTGACTTTGACGTGTGTGTGGGCAGCTCGCAGCGGTTCGGAGTACCCATGGGGTACGGGGGACCCCACGCCGGCTTCTTCGCTTGCCGACAGTCGCTGGTGCGTCTCATGCCCGGCAGAATGATTGGAGTTACAAG agaTGCGAATGGACAGGATGCCTACCGTCTTGCACTGCAAACGAGGGAGCAGCATATCAGAAGAGATAAGGCCACAAGCAACATTTGCACAGCGCAAGCCCTACTAGCCAATATGGCTGCCATGTACTCCGTCTATCACGGTCCAAAGGGCTTGAAAGAAATCGCCACAAGAGTGCACAATCTCACTCAGGTTCTAGCCAAAG gTCTTGAGAACTCTGGGAATAAGATTGTACATAATCACTTTTTCGACACGATATTAGTGTCTCCAGTCGCTGATGAGGAGCACATACTTGCCAGAGCCAAAGAGAAGAAGATCAATCTAAGATATCTCGATAACAACCTG attggagTTGCTCTGGACGAAACTGTTACACTGGACGATGTAAAAgatttattatatgtttttggcTCCGATTCATCACTGGAAGAG ATGGCCGAAAATGAAGATTTACTCAAAGGTAGTATTTTGAAGTCTGAGTTCAAGAGGACATCACCTTTTATGACACACCCTATCTTCAATATGTATCACTCTGAAACAAGAATTGTGCGTTACATGAAGACTTTGGAAAACAAGGATCTTTCACTGGTTCACTCTATGATTCCCCTG GGATCATGCACAATGAAACTGAACAGTACAACAGAGATGATGCCGTGCAGTTTCCGTGAGTTTGCTGATATCCATCCATTTGTGCCCAGTGAGCAAGCCAGAGGCTATAATGCCTTGTTCACTGAACTCGAGAAGGACCTCTGTGAAATCACTGGCTACGACAGGATATCTTTCCAGCCCAACAG TGGTGCCCAAGGCGAATATGCTGGCTTAAGAGTGATTCAGGCTTATCACAATGCCCAGGGTCAGCACCAGCGAACAGTCTGCCTGATTCCTGTGTCGGCGCATGGAACTAATGCTGCATCAGCAATAATGGCCGGCATGTCTGTCGAGCCAATCTCTGTTACACGAAATGGCAGTATTGACATGGACAATCTCAAACAAAAG TTGGAGAAATTCAGCGACCGTTTATCATGCATTATGATTACTTATCCATCAACTTTTGGAGtttttgaagaaacaattgCTGAAATTTGTCGAATGGCCCATAGCTATGGTGGACAG GTGTACATGGATGGAGCCAACATGAACGCTCAGGTTGGTCTGTGCCGGCCGGGGGATTACGGATCTGATGTCTCTCATCTCAATCTGCACAAGACGTTCGCGATACCGCACGGCGGAGGAGGGCCTGGCATGGGCCCTATTGTAGT aaaagagCATCTAGCTTCATTCCTGCCGTCGCATCCGGTTGTAGAGCTGGTTGATCCACAGAGGCCGAATAGTTTCGGAGCCGTGAGTGCGGGACCCTTCGGATCGTCCTGTATTTTGCCCATATCTTGGGCTTACATCAAG ATGATGGGCGCAGAAGGTCTGAGGCGAGCCACGCAGGTGGCCATTTTGAACGCCAACTACATGAGCAAGCGCCTCGAAGGCCACTACAAGACACTCTTCCAGAGTCCCGAGTCAGGTCTGGTGGCGCACGAGTTCATCCTGGACATCAGGGACTTCAAGAAGACGGCCAACGTGGAGGCGGCGGACATTGCCAAGCGGCTGATGGACTACGGCTTCCATGCTCCCACCATGTCCTGGCCGGTGACCGGCACTCTCATGGTCGAGCCCACCGAGTCTGAGGACAAGCACGAGTTGGATCGCTTCTGTGATTCGCTTATTG CTATCCGAGAAGAAATCGCTATGATTGAAGAAGGAAAAATGGACAAACATTTAAATCCTCTGAAATTGGCGCCACACACCCAACAACAAGTGCTTTCTGATAAATGGGATCGGCCTTACAGCAGGGAGTTGGCTGCTTTTCCAAGG gAGTTTGTGAGAGCAGACAACAAGCTGTGGCCGACTGTGGGACGCATCGACGACATTTATGGCGATAAACATCTTGTTTGCACATGTCCTCCAATACTGCCAAGCTATAATTACTAA